One stretch of Carboxydothermus pertinax DNA includes these proteins:
- a CDS encoding molybdopterin-dependent oxidoreductase — protein MNPKKVEEVKKKQGSSSREVEWVPTICNFCSTVCNLKVGVKETNGKKVAVKIDGNERSPLNRGKACARGQAGFRQTYDKARLTTPLIRVPGSKRGEWNFKPATWEEAYGYIMQKMQEHQVMPWEITMMGGWTSCVFYMPLALGFAIANGIPNIVAAPMQQCVASGHLGTDMVTGNFNIHDEVLADFENAKYIIFSMTNSGVAAASTSRLVRLAEAKKRGAKIVVLDPRLSELAAKADEWLPIKPGTDSAFFLAMINVILRRGLFEREYVVKHTNMPFLMIEHQGMFVPFMEQNEQGYPKAFFVYDEISGEIRKIPGYFNHNYTDVEGKSIRPALTLPEGVTFNGQKLKTVFELLIEQSAPYTPAWAAEETGIPAETIERIAVEFGMIRPAMMDPGWHGARYENVINTRRLQAMLQALVGGIDTAGGWLMSAEYREKIMQAMEKMKAGEEGPVLYLPGIQFPLKASGILFDPNSWYHGHPHYAIAKVMQDKAEGKETIVFPAFSDYGIKEAVEGKLIFNGEPYRIKTIILNASNPIRHYYPESRWQEILTNPNLALVVAVDVLPSDTTLYADVILPNLNYIERDEPFIYGAGPSPDLAYTTRFKAVDGPEQAKGTADILFEFAIGFGNLEKFMATVAALAGFDHEDIKQEVGKALEGKQTFTRAMRNVSFKHYAKMLKTTPEKLEQEMREKGVILVETKEQLMEHGTLLKHLPVPTMSGRLEFYSYLMAGFVQMYGYQKNWDPGLVYIPPETKEVKLAANEFHFVYGKVPTVSYASTNSNNPLLMALSKVKGGKFLGVWVNRKKGQSLKLKDGDVVVLENVQNPEYSAKAVVFLTEMVRPDTVFIASSFGTKNPMLENTAGVGTPINNLVPYKVEPFVTGFKSQEFTVRIIK, from the coding sequence ATGAATCCAAAAAAGGTGGAGGAAGTAAAGAAGAAACAAGGCTCTTCCTCAAGGGAGGTGGAGTGGGTACCAACAATCTGCAACTTTTGTTCCACTGTCTGCAACCTGAAAGTAGGTGTAAAAGAGACTAACGGGAAAAAGGTTGCGGTAAAAATTGATGGTAATGAAAGGAGTCCTCTTAACCGGGGAAAAGCTTGTGCCCGGGGACAGGCTGGTTTTCGCCAGACTTATGACAAAGCCAGGCTTACTACACCTTTAATCCGGGTTCCGGGAAGTAAACGGGGTGAATGGAACTTTAAACCGGCTACCTGGGAAGAAGCTTATGGCTACATTATGCAGAAAATGCAGGAACACCAGGTTATGCCCTGGGAAATTACCATGATGGGCGGATGGACCTCCTGTGTTTTCTATATGCCTTTAGCTCTGGGCTTTGCCATTGCTAACGGTATCCCCAATATTGTAGCAGCTCCAATGCAGCAGTGTGTGGCCAGCGGCCATTTGGGAACCGATATGGTTACTGGTAACTTTAACATCCACGATGAAGTTTTAGCGGATTTTGAAAACGCCAAGTATATTATCTTTTCTATGACCAATTCCGGAGTTGCTGCCGCTTCTACCAGCCGCCTGGTTAGACTGGCCGAGGCTAAAAAAAGGGGAGCAAAAATTGTTGTATTAGACCCCAGGCTTTCGGAATTGGCGGCCAAGGCTGACGAGTGGCTTCCCATTAAACCGGGAACCGATAGTGCCTTTTTCTTGGCAATGATTAATGTTATTTTGCGGCGCGGGCTTTTTGAACGGGAATATGTGGTCAAGCATACCAACATGCCGTTTTTAATGATTGAACATCAAGGTATGTTTGTGCCCTTTATGGAGCAAAACGAGCAGGGATATCCCAAAGCCTTTTTTGTTTATGATGAAATTTCCGGAGAAATTCGGAAAATTCCTGGTTACTTTAACCATAATTATACCGATGTGGAGGGGAAAAGTATTCGACCGGCCTTAACTTTACCGGAGGGAGTAACCTTTAACGGCCAGAAATTAAAAACTGTTTTTGAACTTTTAATAGAACAATCGGCACCATATACTCCCGCATGGGCGGCTGAGGAAACCGGAATTCCTGCCGAAACTATTGAAAGAATTGCGGTGGAATTTGGGATGATTAGGCCGGCGATGATGGATCCCGGCTGGCACGGTGCTCGCTATGAAAACGTTATTAATACTAGAAGACTTCAGGCGATGCTGCAAGCTTTAGTTGGCGGTATTGATACTGCTGGCGGCTGGCTAATGTCGGCCGAATACCGGGAAAAAATTATGCAGGCGATGGAAAAAATGAAAGCCGGGGAGGAAGGGCCGGTATTGTATCTTCCGGGAATCCAATTCCCCTTAAAAGCCTCAGGAATACTTTTTGATCCTAATTCCTGGTATCATGGTCATCCCCATTATGCTATCGCCAAGGTTATGCAGGATAAAGCCGAAGGCAAGGAAACTATTGTTTTTCCCGCCTTTTCCGATTACGGTATAAAAGAGGCAGTTGAAGGTAAATTAATATTTAACGGTGAGCCGTACCGCATTAAAACAATTATCTTAAATGCCTCGAACCCAATTCGCCACTACTATCCCGAAAGCCGCTGGCAGGAAATCCTAACCAATCCTAACCTGGCTCTTGTGGTGGCTGTTGACGTGTTGCCCTCCGATACTACCTTATATGCGGACGTTATCTTACCTAACTTAAACTATATCGAGCGGGATGAACCGTTTATTTATGGAGCAGGTCCCTCGCCGGATTTAGCTTATACCACACGGTTTAAAGCAGTAGATGGACCAGAGCAGGCTAAAGGTACCGCAGATATTTTATTTGAGTTTGCCATTGGCTTTGGAAACTTAGAAAAATTCATGGCCACGGTAGCGGCTTTAGCTGGCTTTGACCATGAAGACATTAAACAGGAAGTGGGTAAAGCTTTAGAAGGAAAACAAACCTTTACCCGGGCCATGCGTAACGTTTCGTTTAAACATTATGCCAAGATGCTAAAAACCACTCCTGAAAAGCTCGAACAAGAAATGCGGGAAAAAGGAGTTATCTTAGTAGAAACCAAGGAACAGTTAATGGAGCATGGAACCCTTTTAAAACACCTGCCGGTTCCTACCATGTCCGGGCGGCTGGAGTTCTACTCCTATTTAATGGCGGGTTTTGTCCAAATGTATGGTTATCAGAAAAACTGGGATCCGGGACTTGTTTATATTCCGCCGGAAACAAAAGAAGTAAAACTTGCGGCTAACGAGTTTCACTTTGTTTACGGAAAAGTACCAACAGTGTCTTATGCTTCTACCAACTCCAACAACCCGCTTTTAATGGCGTTGTCTAAAGTAAAAGGTGGGAAGTTTTTAGGGGTATGGGTTAACCGGAAAAAAGGCCAAAGCTTAAAACTAAAAGATGGCGATGTGGTAGTACTGGAAAACGTTCAAAATCCGGAGTATTCCGCCAAAGCAGTAGTGTTCTTAACGGAGATGGTGCGGCCGGATACCGTGTTTATTGCTTCAAGCTTTGGTACGAAAAACCCCATGTTAGAAAATACAGCGGGGGTTGGTACACCTATAAACAATTTAGTGCCTTACAAAGTTGAACCTTTTGTGACCGGTTTTAAGTCTCAGGAATTTACTGTAAGGATAATAAAGTAA
- a CDS encoding 4Fe-4S dicluster domain-containing protein, which yields MARYGMVIDLRTCVGCQACSAACATENQTPYWSDKWRTRVLDIEKGEYPNTGRHFVPTICMHCEEPACLTICPSQATIRDENGSILVNYDTCLGCKACMAACPYGARYVYDKNDVAKNLEIHGELSQHNVVHIDKCTFCFDRVERGLEPACVATCPAKARIFGDLDDPNSEVAKLVAAGIAKPLRPDLNTKPKVFYIY from the coding sequence ATGGCACGCTACGGAATGGTAATTGACCTTCGAACCTGCGTCGGCTGTCAGGCTTGCAGTGCTGCCTGTGCCACCGAAAACCAGACCCCTTACTGGTCCGATAAATGGCGCACCCGGGTGTTGGATATCGAAAAAGGGGAATATCCCAATACCGGCCGGCATTTTGTTCCAACAATTTGTATGCACTGTGAAGAACCGGCCTGCTTAACCATTTGTCCATCTCAGGCAACGATCCGGGATGAAAATGGCAGCATCCTTGTAAACTACGATACCTGCCTTGGTTGTAAAGCCTGTATGGCAGCCTGCCCTTATGGGGCCCGGTATGTTTATGATAAGAACGATGTTGCCAAAAACCTAGAAATTCACGGAGAATTATCCCAGCATAATGTGGTGCATATTGACAAGTGTACTTTTTGCTTTGACCGGGTAGAAAGAGGCCTGGAGCCAGCTTGTGTGGCTACCTGTCCGGCAAAAGCCAGGATTTTTGGGGACTTAGATGACCCCAATAGCGAAGTGGCCAAACTGGTGGCTGCAGGAATTGCTAAGCCTTTAAGACCGGATTTAAATACCAAACCCAAGGTCTTTTATATTTACTAA
- the nrfD gene encoding NrfD/PsrC family molybdoenzyme membrane anchor subunit has product MSVENTLPFERQEAYEWPLAVYLLLGGIGGAFISLSFILHYLFSWSIVGNYGMLIGMGFFALAGLTLLFLDLERPLNAIYSLNNIKTSGISWDVVLIALSFGGALLYVLPFYVSIPVLESLRLLFGGIGALAGFLFPVISGGLISAPVSVPLWHTPLLPVLFLINSFGVAFSAVPAMFGPGSEIFAFIFNLAVFMANLVISGGFIAFYEHAHNGPVEAQYGFHEMWKKFNFQVGFLVVGLLFPLILSGYMFFTGNFLSWGFGALAVAQLIGGIALRNCLLKHGYLTYPWPY; this is encoded by the coding sequence ATGTCAGTTGAAAATACTCTACCTTTTGAACGCCAGGAAGCTTATGAGTGGCCTTTAGCGGTTTACTTGCTGCTGGGAGGTATAGGTGGGGCGTTTATTTCTCTTTCGTTTATTTTGCATTACCTTTTTAGCTGGTCTATCGTTGGAAATTACGGCATGCTTATTGGGATGGGATTTTTTGCCTTGGCGGGTTTGACCCTTCTTTTTCTTGACTTAGAGCGGCCACTAAATGCGATATATTCTTTAAATAATATTAAAACCTCCGGGATTTCCTGGGACGTAGTTTTAATTGCTTTAAGTTTTGGCGGTGCTTTGTTATATGTTTTGCCGTTTTACGTTTCTATACCGGTCTTGGAAAGCTTACGGCTTTTGTTTGGCGGTATAGGAGCTTTAGCCGGATTCTTATTTCCGGTGATTTCCGGAGGCTTGATTTCTGCTCCGGTGTCAGTGCCTCTGTGGCATACACCTCTTTTGCCGGTATTGTTTTTAATAAATAGTTTTGGGGTTGCTTTTTCTGCTGTGCCGGCTATGTTTGGCCCGGGTTCAGAGATTTTCGCGTTTATTTTTAACTTAGCAGTGTTTATGGCAAATCTGGTGATTTCGGGAGGTTTCATTGCTTTTTATGAGCATGCCCATAACGGCCCGGTAGAAGCCCAGTACGGTTTTCATGAAATGTGGAAGAAATTTAATTTTCAAGTGGGCTTTTTAGTAGTGGGTTTACTTTTTCCGTTAATTCTTAGCGGTTATATGTTCTTTACCGGAAACTTTTTGTCCTGGGGATTTGGGGCCCTTGCGGTTGCTCAACTAATTGGTGGCATTGCTTTAAGGAATTGCCTTTTAAAACATGGTTATTTAACTTATCCCTGGCCGTATTAA
- the cobT gene encoding nicotinate-nucleotide--dimethylbenzimidazole phosphoribosyltransferase: protein MLTEVLNQIGELYPEPMEKAQKHLDGLIKPPGSLGVLEEMAVKLAGITGELAPDLSKKTVVVMAGDHGVTEHTISVAPVEVTAQMTRCFLKGLAGINVLGRHTGVEVKVVDMGIKEDLNLPGLIVKKVRPGTADFTLGPAMSREDAIKAILAGIEVAKDLIAAGSKVLITGDMGIGNTTPSAAILAVLMDIPVEQAVGRGTGINAEIFKKKIEVINKGIKINRPDKTDAVDVLSKVGGFEIGGLTGLILGAAAQRVPVVIDGFISTAAAMLAVTLKNEVRNFLFPSHLSEEPGHKLMMEYLGLTPYLNLKMRLGEGTGGVFGAFFLEAATKVMREMGSFASSEVSFLLEERMAKVF from the coding sequence ATGTTAACAGAAGTTTTAAACCAAATTGGAGAGCTTTACCCAGAACCCATGGAAAAAGCGCAAAAACACTTAGACGGCTTAATTAAGCCGCCGGGAAGCCTTGGGGTTTTAGAGGAAATGGCGGTGAAATTAGCCGGGATTACCGGGGAACTGGCTCCTGATTTATCCAAAAAAACGGTTGTAGTAATGGCCGGTGACCACGGGGTAACCGAGCATACAATAAGTGTAGCGCCGGTGGAAGTTACGGCGCAGATGACCCGTTGTTTTCTAAAAGGCCTCGCCGGAATTAACGTTTTAGGAAGACACACAGGGGTGGAAGTTAAGGTTGTCGATATGGGAATAAAGGAGGATCTTAATTTACCCGGACTCATTGTCAAAAAAGTACGTCCTGGTACCGCCGATTTTACTTTAGGACCGGCAATGTCCCGGGAAGATGCTATAAAGGCAATACTGGCGGGGATTGAGGTGGCAAAGGATTTGATTGCCGCTGGAAGTAAGGTTCTAATCACCGGGGATATGGGAATAGGCAATACTACCCCTTCGGCAGCTATTTTAGCGGTTTTAATGGATATACCCGTGGAACAGGCAGTGGGCCGGGGAACGGGAATTAACGCGGAAATTTTCAAGAAGAAAATAGAGGTTATTAATAAAGGGATAAAGATAAATCGGCCGGATAAAACCGATGCCGTTGATGTTCTTTCCAAGGTTGGCGGGTTTGAAATAGGAGGCCTTACCGGTTTAATTCTTGGGGCAGCAGCTCAAAGAGTGCCGGTAGTAATTGACGGTTTTATTTCTACGGCAGCGGCAATGTTAGCCGTTACCTTAAAAAATGAAGTAAGAAATTTTCTCTTCCCTTCCCATTTATCCGAAGAACCGGGGCATAAATTAATGATGGAATATTTAGGTTTAACCCCCTATCTCAACTTAAAAATGCGCCTTGGAGAGGGCACCGGAGGAGTATTTGGAGCTTTCTTCTTAGAAGCCGCGACTAAAGTTATGCGGGAAATGGGAAGCTTTGCCTCAAGCGAAGTTTCGTTCCTCCTGGAAGAAAGAATGGCTAAAGTTTTTTAA
- the hemG gene encoding protoporphyrinogen oxidase — MSDFLVIGGGIAGLAAAYELFREGQDFILIEEDNYFGGKVKTNLRDGFVIEGGPDCFLSEKPQVFQIARELKFEDKIIGTNDEFKGTYILSKGRLHELPEGLMMMVPTKIIPFVLSPLISWPGKIRMGLDLFIPPKKDDSDESLYSFVTRRLGREALEKIAEPLIGGIHAGTPEEMSIKATFPRFVEMEKKYGSLIKGMLTAKAQAVKKPKTKSKTTYFMSFQKGMGELAENIVANLPEYKLFSGKKAIKISYKNGKYQTFLSDGEVIESNHVILAVPSYVAAELLEELNSDLAGLLTQTGFASSATITLAYKKADWPFAVNSFGFVVPRIEKRHLMAITYSSVKWNHRVPSEDYLLVRGFLGGAVNQEDVFLPEKDMVDLVLREIKDILGVQAKPLFYEIFRWPKGMAQYKVGHLERLAKIDKLVEEMPGLALAGSSYRGIGVPDCIKSGREAVRRLLNNIS, encoded by the coding sequence TTGTCTGATTTCTTGGTTATAGGCGGTGGTATAGCCGGTCTTGCTGCTGCCTATGAACTTTTTCGGGAAGGACAGGATTTTATCTTAATTGAGGAAGACAATTATTTTGGCGGAAAAGTTAAAACTAACTTAAGAGATGGCTTTGTTATTGAAGGCGGCCCCGACTGTTTTTTATCAGAAAAACCGCAGGTGTTTCAAATTGCCCGGGAGTTAAAATTTGAAGATAAAATAATTGGCACTAATGACGAATTTAAAGGTACTTATATTCTTTCTAAAGGTCGGCTCCACGAACTTCCCGAAGGCCTGATGATGATGGTACCAACCAAAATTATTCCTTTTGTTTTAAGCCCCTTAATTTCCTGGCCGGGAAAAATCCGCATGGGCTTAGACTTATTTATTCCCCCAAAAAAAGATGATAGTGATGAAAGTTTATACAGCTTTGTCACCCGGCGCCTCGGGAGGGAAGCTTTAGAAAAAATTGCTGAGCCACTAATTGGCGGCATTCACGCCGGTACCCCTGAAGAAATGAGTATTAAAGCAACTTTTCCCCGTTTCGTGGAAATGGAAAAAAAATACGGCAGCTTAATCAAAGGAATGCTTACCGCCAAAGCTCAAGCGGTTAAAAAACCAAAAACAAAGTCAAAAACCACGTATTTCATGAGCTTTCAAAAAGGGATGGGGGAACTTGCCGAAAATATAGTGGCAAATCTTCCAGAATATAAACTTTTTTCCGGCAAAAAAGCCATTAAGATTTCTTATAAAAATGGAAAATACCAGACCTTTTTAAGTGACGGAGAAGTAATTGAAAGTAACCATGTTATCTTAGCGGTACCTTCATATGTTGCCGCCGAGCTTCTTGAAGAACTAAACAGCGACCTTGCCGGGCTTTTAACTCAAACCGGTTTTGCTTCTTCGGCTACTATTACTTTAGCTTACAAAAAAGCTGATTGGCCTTTTGCAGTAAATTCCTTTGGTTTTGTTGTACCGCGAATTGAAAAGCGTCATCTTATGGCGATTACCTATAGTTCGGTCAAATGGAACCACCGGGTACCCTCTGAGGACTACCTATTAGTCCGTGGCTTTTTAGGCGGGGCGGTAAATCAGGAAGATGTATTTTTACCGGAAAAGGATATGGTCGATCTTGTTTTAAGAGAAATAAAAGATATTCTTGGGGTTCAAGCCAAGCCGCTTTTTTACGAAATCTTTCGCTGGCCTAAAGGTATGGCCCAGTATAAGGTTGGCCACTTAGAACGCTTGGCAAAAATTGATAAGCTGGTAGAGGAAATGCCGGGCCTCGCTCTAGCCGGCAGCTCCTACCGGGGAATTGGCGTTCCTGACTGCATAAAAAGCGGCCGGGAAGCGGTAAGACGCCTCTTAAATAATATTTCTTAA
- the hemH gene encoding ferrochelatase, with amino-acid sequence MKAVVLVAFGCPDSLENIGPFMSKIMGKIPPPPVVAAVRGRYERIGGKSPLTEITQKQAKALKVELGEGYLVDFAYQYWSPEIPEVVSKLVLKGVKVIYFLPMSSFNSSVSTGAYQKTIKSLENRFPTVKFFFSGGLAYEPLFIEAHRDLLQKALKTYSPEDSGIIFTAHSLPKNAIEKGDPYFDEFLTAAKKLGSSFPFPWAYAFQSKGKSQGEWLSPGVEEVIAEFTTKGIKNIVIDPIGFVADHVETLYDLDIELKEKFSDVNIKRLSALNTHPYFIKALKQLVLKLEG; translated from the coding sequence ATGAAGGCCGTAGTTTTAGTAGCCTTTGGCTGCCCGGATAGCCTTGAAAATATTGGTCCCTTTATGTCTAAAATTATGGGCAAAATCCCCCCGCCGCCGGTGGTAGCTGCAGTCCGCGGCCGCTATGAAAGAATTGGCGGAAAGTCTCCTTTAACTGAAATAACCCAAAAACAAGCCAAAGCTTTAAAGGTAGAACTTGGGGAAGGTTACCTGGTAGATTTTGCTTACCAGTACTGGTCGCCGGAAATTCCAGAGGTTGTTTCTAAGCTTGTTTTAAAAGGGGTAAAAGTAATTTATTTTCTGCCAATGTCTTCTTTTAATTCCAGCGTTTCCACCGGAGCTTATCAAAAAACTATTAAAAGCTTGGAAAATCGGTTTCCTACCGTTAAGTTTTTTTTTAGCGGGGGATTGGCTTATGAACCACTCTTTATAGAAGCTCACCGGGACCTTTTGCAGAAAGCCCTAAAGACTTATTCTCCGGAGGATTCCGGTATAATTTTTACCGCCCATAGTTTACCAAAAAACGCCATAGAAAAGGGAGATCCCTACTTTGATGAATTTTTAACCGCTGCAAAGAAGTTAGGGAGTTCTTTCCCTTTTCCCTGGGCGTACGCTTTTCAAAGTAAAGGTAAGTCCCAAGGGGAATGGCTTTCCCCGGGGGTCGAAGAAGTAATTGCCGAATTCACCACCAAAGGAATAAAAAATATTGTCATAGACCCTATTGGTTTTGTTGCCGATCATGTTGAAACCCTTTACGATTTAGATATTGAGCTTAAAGAAAAATTTTCTGACGTTAATATTAAACGGCTTTCAGCCTTAAACACTCATCCATATTTTATCAAAGCTTTAAAGCAGCTGGTCTTAAAACTGGAGGGATAA
- the hemE gene encoding uroporphyrinogen decarboxylase encodes MNNTFLKACRREETSYTPVWLMRQAGRYMAEYMEIRSKYSFLEMCKTPELAVEVTLQPVRKLGVDAAILFADILLPLEGMGIGFRFAKDEGPVIENPVRTIDDVKKVRIITPEEDVPYVLEAIKILRRELADKVPLIGFSGAPFTLASYIIEGGGSKTYVQCKRLMWEAPEAWHELLSKIAESTVRYLKAQIAAGAQAVQVFDSWVGTLSPQDYKKYVLPHSKYVFDNLKDAGVPVIHFANNAGSMLELIAAAGGDVVGLDWRVNLDTAWQTVGFDRGVQGNLDPIALFAPKEVIRKKVKDILIKAGKRPGHIFNLGHGIHKETPVEKAQYLVEVVHELSSLSYEELLEA; translated from the coding sequence ATGAATAATACTTTCTTAAAAGCTTGCCGCCGGGAAGAAACTTCCTATACCCCGGTTTGGCTCATGCGTCAGGCCGGCCGCTACATGGCCGAATATATGGAAATTAGAAGTAAATACTCTTTTTTAGAAATGTGCAAAACCCCCGAACTGGCAGTAGAGGTAACGCTGCAGCCGGTAAGAAAGTTAGGGGTCGATGCCGCAATCTTGTTTGCCGATATTCTTTTACCCTTGGAGGGAATGGGCATTGGCTTTCGCTTTGCTAAAGATGAAGGTCCGGTAATCGAAAATCCCGTTCGAACCATAGATGATGTGAAAAAAGTTCGGATAATTACCCCTGAAGAAGATGTGCCGTATGTTTTAGAAGCTATAAAAATATTACGCCGGGAGCTTGCTGACAAAGTTCCGCTTATTGGCTTTTCTGGCGCTCCCTTTACTTTAGCAAGTTATATTATAGAAGGGGGCGGTTCCAAAACTTACGTCCAGTGTAAAAGACTTATGTGGGAAGCGCCGGAAGCCTGGCATGAACTTTTAAGCAAGATTGCCGAATCCACGGTGCGTTACTTAAAAGCCCAAATTGCAGCCGGAGCTCAAGCGGTTCAGGTTTTTGATTCCTGGGTGGGAACGCTTTCTCCCCAAGATTATAAAAAATATGTCCTGCCCCACAGCAAATATGTTTTTGATAATTTAAAAGATGCCGGCGTTCCGGTCATCCACTTCGCTAACAATGCCGGCAGCATGTTAGAATTAATTGCTGCCGCTGGAGGGGATGTAGTAGGCCTTGACTGGCGGGTAAATTTGGATACCGCCTGGCAGACCGTAGGCTTTGACCGGGGAGTGCAAGGAAATCTTGATCCTATAGCTCTCTTTGCTCCCAAGGAAGTTATTCGGAAAAAAGTAAAAGACATTTTAATAAAAGCCGGCAAACGCCCGGGACATATCTTTAACTTAGGTCACGGCATTCATAAGGAAACTCCGGTGGAAAAAGCTCAGTATCTGGTGGAAGTAGTCCACGAATTAAGCAGCTTAAGTTATGAAGAACTTTTGGAGGCTTAA
- a CDS encoding methylaspartate ammonia-lyase, translating to MLINDVLFVKGSSGFYFDDQKAIKSGAVADGFTYKGEPLTPGFSRIRQGGEAVSIMLFLENGEIAVGDCVAVQYSGVDGRDPVFLADNFLRVLEEEIKPKLVGYNLLSFKEAAWYFDNLTDKQGKKYHTALRYGLTQALLDAVAKINHSTMAEVIAKEYGLKLLLNPVPLFAQSGDDRYTNADKMILKRVDVLPHGLFNHPSKIGAEGKDLTEYALWLKQRVKVLGDPDYLPIFHFDVYGTLGIVFSDNLDQVAEYLARLEERVYPHLLRVEGPVDLGSKERQIEGLRYLQEKLYSLGSKVVVVADEWCNNLADIKEFVDARAGLMVQIKSPDLGGVNDIIDAVLYAKGNGIGAYLGGSCNETDISAKVSVHVGLATGPDQLLVKPGMGVDEGLTIMRNEMLRTLAILKKNKSLIQKKVG from the coding sequence ATGCTGATTAACGATGTACTTTTTGTCAAAGGCAGTTCTGGTTTTTATTTTGATGACCAAAAAGCAATTAAAAGCGGAGCCGTAGCTGATGGCTTTACTTATAAAGGCGAACCTTTAACCCCAGGTTTTTCCAGGATACGCCAGGGTGGCGAAGCGGTATCTATTATGCTTTTTTTAGAAAACGGAGAAATTGCGGTGGGAGACTGCGTTGCGGTGCAGTATTCCGGAGTAGACGGCCGGGATCCTGTGTTTTTAGCGGACAATTTTTTAAGAGTTTTGGAAGAGGAAATAAAGCCTAAGTTAGTTGGCTATAACCTCCTTAGCTTTAAAGAAGCGGCTTGGTATTTTGATAATCTTACCGATAAACAGGGAAAAAAATATCACACTGCCTTACGTTACGGGTTAACCCAGGCGTTGTTAGATGCGGTAGCAAAGATTAACCACTCTACCATGGCGGAGGTAATTGCTAAAGAATATGGCTTAAAGCTTTTATTAAATCCTGTACCGCTCTTTGCCCAATCGGGGGACGACCGCTATACCAATGCTGATAAAATGATATTAAAACGGGTGGATGTCTTACCCCATGGTTTATTTAATCACCCCTCGAAAATCGGTGCAGAAGGGAAAGATTTGACCGAATACGCCCTGTGGTTAAAACAGCGGGTAAAAGTCTTAGGGGATCCTGACTACCTGCCGATATTTCATTTTGACGTTTACGGTACCCTCGGAATTGTCTTTAGTGATAATTTAGACCAGGTAGCCGAATACTTAGCGAGATTGGAAGAAAGGGTTTATCCGCATCTTTTAAGAGTGGAGGGACCGGTGGATCTTGGCTCAAAGGAACGGCAAATTGAAGGGTTAAGGTATTTGCAAGAGAAGCTTTATTCCTTAGGTAGTAAAGTAGTTGTTGTAGCTGATGAATGGTGTAACAACCTTGCTGATATCAAAGAATTTGTGGATGCGCGGGCAGGTTTAATGGTCCAAATTAAATCCCCGGACTTAGGGGGGGTAAACGATATTATTGATGCGGTTTTATATGCCAAGGGAAATGGTATCGGTGCCTATTTGGGTGGCAGCTGCAACGAAACCGATATATCGGCTAAGGTTTCGGTTCACGTGGGCCTTGCTACAGGGCCGGATCAGCTCTTAGTAAAGCCTGGCATGGGTGTGGATGAAGGTTTAACTATCATGCGGAATGAAATGCTGAGGACTTTAGCGATTTTAAAGAAAAATAAATCTTTAATCCAGAAAAAAGTTGGTTAG